In one Sporomusa sphaeroides DSM 2875 genomic region, the following are encoded:
- a CDS encoding methyl-accepting chemotaxis protein, with product MMLTVGKKITGGFLLVILLVVIMSVFTYVKIGDINSSYEVLIDNSLRKMELTQGVATDLANEAVAMRRFNFTGNMADIAAFNDYRKESDDKLAQLSEIVITEQGRKTLQVMRQEKANYEAIAEKSIEARKANNLEAVGLYMQEVGKPYNAAINASEELVQVVKALVDTDQKAQTEQAKQAQTLLLLVNIFVAFVAVGIGVFVSQSISKPIRKITGCANELANGNLREEDVLVKSSDEIGQLAVSFNTMKENLRQLIKQVMVTAEQVAASSEELTASSEQSAQAANQVASSITNVANQAGEQLATANETAAVVEQMSAGIQQVAANANQVAAHSAQAADKAKTGGTSVEQAVTQMNTIEKSSQVVAGTILNLNEKSREIGQIVDTIAGIAGQTNLLALNAAIEAARAGEQGRGFAVVAEEIRKLAEDSQAAAKQIAQLIGEIQGDTGKAVVAMNDGAQEVKTGTAVVSAAGTAFRDIAELVTQVSGQVKEISAAIQQMAGGSQQIVGLVKKIDDLSKAAAGETQTVSAAAEEQLASMEEIAGSSEALSQLSQELQATVAKFHV from the coding sequence ATGATGTTAACAGTCGGGAAAAAGATTACTGGGGGTTTTTTATTAGTCATCCTGCTGGTTGTTATTATGAGCGTATTTACCTATGTAAAGATTGGGGATATAAATAGCTCTTACGAGGTCTTAATCGATAACAGCCTGCGAAAAATGGAGTTGACGCAAGGGGTTGCAACTGATTTGGCTAACGAGGCTGTAGCCATGCGCCGGTTTAACTTTACGGGGAATATGGCGGATATAGCGGCTTTTAATGATTACCGTAAAGAATCTGATGATAAATTGGCTCAACTGAGTGAAATAGTTATAACCGAACAGGGCAGAAAGACGCTGCAGGTGATGCGACAGGAGAAGGCTAACTATGAAGCCATTGCAGAGAAGTCTATCGAGGCCAGGAAAGCCAATAATCTGGAAGCTGTCGGGCTGTATATGCAGGAGGTGGGCAAGCCCTATAATGCCGCCATAAATGCTTCGGAAGAACTGGTTCAAGTGGTGAAAGCTTTAGTGGATACCGATCAGAAGGCGCAGACAGAACAGGCAAAACAAGCTCAGACATTATTGCTGCTGGTAAATATTTTCGTAGCCTTTGTTGCTGTCGGGATTGGTGTATTTGTAAGTCAGAGTATCTCAAAGCCAATCCGGAAAATTACCGGCTGCGCCAATGAACTGGCTAACGGGAATCTGCGGGAAGAGGATGTCCTGGTGAAATCTTCGGACGAAATCGGCCAGCTGGCCGTTTCCTTTAACACGATGAAAGAGAACCTGCGGCAGTTAATTAAACAAGTAATGGTAACAGCTGAACAGGTCGCAGCCTCCAGTGAGGAACTTACCGCCAGTTCGGAGCAGTCCGCACAGGCGGCCAACCAGGTCGCTTCGTCGATTACCAATGTGGCTAACCAGGCCGGTGAACAATTGGCTACCGCCAATGAAACCGCCGCCGTGGTGGAACAAATGTCAGCCGGCATTCAGCAGGTGGCGGCCAATGCCAACCAGGTAGCAGCTCATTCGGCTCAGGCGGCCGACAAAGCCAAAACGGGCGGTACATCGGTAGAGCAAGCTGTAACACAAATGAATACGATAGAAAAGTCGTCTCAGGTAGTAGCGGGAACCATTCTTAACTTAAATGAAAAATCCCGGGAAATCGGGCAAATTGTTGACACCATTGCCGGTATTGCCGGGCAGACGAATTTGCTGGCCCTTAATGCCGCCATCGAGGCGGCACGGGCGGGAGAGCAGGGACGAGGCTTCGCGGTAGTGGCGGAGGAAATAAGAAAATTGGCGGAAGATTCTCAGGCCGCAGCCAAGCAGATAGCCCAACTGATCGGTGAAATCCAGGGCGACACCGGCAAGGCGGTTGTCGCGATGAACGACGGAGCACAGGAAGTGAAGACCGGGACCGCAGTGGTCAGTGCGGCCGGGACTGCTTTCCGGGACATTGCGGAATTGGTGACCCAGGTATCGGGTCAGGTAAAAGAAATTTCGGCAGCCATCCAGCAGATGGCAGGTGGCAGTCAGCAGATTGTAGGTTTGGTCAAGAAGATTGACGACCTCAGTAAAGCCGCGGCAGGTGAGACACAGACCGTCTCGGCGGCGGCAGAAGAGCAATTGGCTTCCATGGAGGAAATCGCCGGTTCCAGCGAAGCTTTGTCCCAGCTATCACAGGAACTTCAGGCGACAGTGGCAAAATTCCACGTATAA